A part of Dehalogenimonas sp. W genomic DNA contains:
- a CDS encoding DUF3854 domain-containing protein: protein MVRKDSSGQSAAVGDVFSKAVPELLESHFKHLHEQSGLGLEIIRERKYRSVEDKTELARLGFVPAQQRVPGLLIPLWGVDGTAAGIQLRSDNPRTNNQGKTVKYELPAGSANRLDCPPRCQKDLGNPKVPLWITEGSKKADALAGHGACAISVTGVWGFKGKNEFGGVTFLADWDYIALKDRSVYLAFDSDIVTKEPVRKALSHVAEHIRRKGAAVHVIQLPQLENQQKTGIDDYLLQHCLADAEKLVTDFKLEEEERECYVSGFILRDGTVGEMVVDEDDRYFMISAGGAIKKMWQYDTSKVTYLPTNDPLVGQVVHFAPAAAPYDSQAKLFGEVQSFIHRYMELPADFEEIASLYVLLSWVYEFAPSIPYLRVIGDWGTGKTRLLQVVGNICFRPMFASGATTPSPIFRILEQFRGTLVLDEADFKDSSAWTEMVKLLNNGYRPGMPVLRADKENGKWFPRGYQVFGPKLLSTRFPFADEALESRCLTSEMMPLTRDDIPRVLPASFDKEVGTLRSKLLTFRLQNLCRLKGKTFGNELLEPNLQPRLQEILIPMKAMLNGDHAMAEALGGFVHRLQESLYTRRRESDAGRVLAAMIELHQEKHELSLKNIAVRADAMDEESPTLNPEKAGWLTRRLGFQKDKGSTTRRRVVCWDQVRVESLVKQYGLRLEPPVSGEKPFIPFEPFETASDSAKGFTDPGKPFGKTTDKSTDLASNRVKGVETAEKPFEKPFNREPKRGPKGLKGSKGFVGNTAPEHQSKGVT from the coding sequence ATGGTAAGAAAAGATTCAAGCGGCCAGTCCGCCGCTGTCGGAGACGTTTTTTCCAAGGCTGTACCCGAGCTTCTGGAGAGTCATTTTAAACATCTTCATGAGCAGAGCGGCCTTGGTCTTGAAATAATCCGGGAGCGGAAATACCGGAGCGTCGAAGACAAAACCGAGCTTGCCAGGCTCGGCTTTGTCCCGGCGCAACAGCGAGTGCCCGGCCTCCTCATTCCACTCTGGGGTGTCGACGGCACAGCCGCGGGCATTCAACTCCGGTCCGACAACCCCCGCACCAACAACCAGGGCAAGACGGTAAAGTATGAGCTTCCGGCTGGATCGGCCAATCGCCTCGACTGCCCGCCTCGATGTCAGAAAGATCTCGGCAATCCGAAGGTGCCTTTATGGATCACCGAGGGGTCGAAGAAGGCTGACGCCCTGGCCGGCCACGGCGCCTGCGCCATATCCGTCACCGGCGTCTGGGGCTTCAAAGGGAAGAATGAGTTCGGCGGCGTTACGTTTCTGGCCGACTGGGATTACATCGCCCTCAAGGACCGTTCCGTCTATCTCGCCTTTGACTCCGACATCGTAACCAAGGAACCGGTACGGAAAGCACTGTCGCATGTCGCCGAACACATCCGGCGCAAGGGAGCAGCGGTACATGTCATCCAATTACCTCAACTGGAAAATCAGCAGAAAACCGGTATCGACGACTACCTGCTGCAACACTGCCTTGCCGACGCTGAAAAGCTGGTCACCGATTTCAAGTTGGAGGAGGAAGAGCGCGAATGTTACGTCTCCGGCTTTATTCTTCGTGACGGCACGGTCGGCGAGATGGTGGTCGATGAAGACGACCGGTATTTCATGATCTCGGCCGGCGGCGCCATCAAAAAAATGTGGCAGTACGACACCTCGAAGGTGACTTACCTGCCAACGAATGACCCGTTGGTCGGCCAAGTGGTACATTTCGCCCCCGCCGCGGCGCCCTATGATTCACAGGCCAAACTATTCGGTGAAGTGCAGAGTTTCATTCATCGCTACATGGAGTTGCCGGCTGACTTCGAAGAGATCGCTTCACTCTATGTGCTTCTGAGCTGGGTATATGAGTTTGCCCCGTCGATTCCGTATCTCCGGGTGATCGGTGACTGGGGTACCGGCAAGACGCGCTTGTTGCAAGTGGTCGGAAATATCTGCTTCCGCCCGATGTTCGCCTCCGGCGCCACGACACCGTCGCCGATCTTTCGCATCCTGGAACAATTCAGAGGCACGCTGGTGCTTGATGAAGCCGATTTCAAGGATTCCTCCGCCTGGACGGAGATGGTAAAACTGCTCAATAACGGCTATCGGCCGGGGATGCCGGTCCTTCGGGCGGATAAAGAAAACGGAAAATGGTTCCCGCGAGGCTACCAGGTATTTGGTCCGAAGCTTTTATCAACAAGATTCCCTTTCGCCGACGAGGCCCTCGAAAGCCGCTGCCTGACTTCAGAAATGATGCCCCTCACCCGTGACGACATCCCAAGGGTGCTGCCGGCATCGTTCGATAAGGAGGTCGGGACGTTACGCTCAAAACTATTAACCTTTCGCCTGCAAAACCTGTGCCGCCTCAAAGGTAAAACCTTCGGTAACGAGCTGCTCGAACCAAACCTGCAGCCGCGTCTTCAGGAGATACTCATCCCCATGAAAGCCATGCTTAACGGCGACCATGCCATGGCGGAGGCCCTTGGCGGCTTCGTCCACCGGCTGCAAGAGTCGCTTTATACCCGGCGCCGGGAAAGCGATGCCGGCAGAGTACTTGCCGCCATGATCGAATTACATCAGGAAAAGCACGAACTATCACTCAAAAACATCGCCGTAAGAGCTGACGCCATGGATGAGGAGTCACCTACTCTTAACCCGGAGAAAGCTGGCTGGCTGACCCGGAGACTGGGCTTTCAGAAAGACAAGGGAAGCACCACCCGGCGAAGGGTGGTGTGCTGGGATCAAGTCAGGGTAGAAAGTCTGGTTAAACAGTATGGGCTTAGGCTTGAGCCGCCCGTATCGGGTGAAAAACCTTTCATTCCTTTCGAACCTTTCGAAACAGCTTCGGATTCGGCGAAAGGTTTTACAGATCCAGGAAAACCTTTCGGAAAAACAACGGATAAATCAACTGATTTAGCTTCAAACAGGGTGAAAGGTGTTGAAACTGCGGAAAAACCTTTCGAAAAACCTTTCAATCGTGAGCCCAAACGTGGCCCGAAAGGTTTGAAGGGTTCGAAAGGTTTTGTAGGGAATACGGCTCCTGAACATCAATCAAAGGGAGTGACATGA